One Paucidesulfovibrio longus DSM 6739 genomic window carries:
- the rseP gene encoding RIP metalloprotease RseP — MTSTIAVILVLGGLIFFHELGHFLVARVLGMGVKSFSLGFGPVLLRRTVGRTEYRLSALPLGGYVSLAGESPESVEEDTDFPESQRFMLRPAWQRLLVVLAGPVFNFVLGWLIYWTLFLAQGQVTLYQHPVQEVFDDSPARAAGIEPGDRIVAVEGSKIYSPSDLLTTILFSRDEAVSLTVDRAGVLREVLVQPAFLSEADKNDEILPRPKIGISFSVEPLTVPLGLDLGAGAALHKTVNAIDMTFKSFLMIVEGRASLKGVGGPIMIAQAVGEHAQAGLADVLLLAAFISVNLGILNLLPIPVLDGGHILFFGFEALTGRPVNELIRRMATYVGITFLLALMALTFYNDIHRILFS; from the coding sequence ATGACAAGCACCATCGCAGTCATCCTCGTCCTCGGCGGATTGATTTTCTTCCACGAACTCGGACACTTCCTCGTCGCCCGTGTCCTGGGCATGGGGGTCAAGTCCTTCTCCCTCGGCTTCGGCCCCGTGCTCTTGAGGCGCACCGTGGGCCGGACCGAATACCGGCTTTCGGCCCTGCCCCTGGGCGGCTACGTCAGCCTCGCGGGAGAGAGCCCGGAAAGCGTGGAGGAAGACACGGACTTCCCGGAAAGCCAGCGCTTCATGCTCCGTCCGGCCTGGCAGCGCCTGCTCGTGGTCCTGGCCGGGCCGGTCTTCAACTTCGTGCTCGGCTGGCTGATCTACTGGACCCTTTTCCTGGCCCAAGGCCAGGTCACGCTCTACCAGCATCCGGTCCAGGAAGTCTTCGACGACAGCCCGGCCCGGGCCGCGGGCATCGAGCCCGGCGACCGCATCGTGGCCGTGGAAGGCTCCAAGATCTACTCGCCCAGCGACCTGCTGACCACCATTCTCTTCAGCCGCGACGAAGCCGTGAGCCTGACCGTGGACCGCGCCGGCGTACTGCGCGAAGTATTGGTCCAGCCCGCCTTCCTGAGCGAAGCGGACAAGAACGATGAAATCCTGCCCAGGCCGAAGATCGGCATCAGCTTCAGCGTCGAACCCCTGACCGTTCCCCTCGGCCTGGACCTCGGCGCGGGCGCGGCCCTGCACAAGACCGTCAACGCCATCGACATGACCTTCAAGAGCTTCCTGATGATCGTGGAAGGCCGCGCATCGCTCAAGGGCGTGGGCGGGCCGATCATGATCGCCCAGGCCGTGGGCGAACACGCCCAGGCCGGACTCGCGGACGTGCTCCTGCTCGCGGCCTTCATCAGCGTGAACCTCGGCATCCTCAACCTGCTGCCCATCCCCGTGCTGGACGGCGGTCACATTCTCTTCTTCGGCTTCGAGGCTCTGACCGGAAGGCCGGTCAACGAACTGATCCGCAGAATGGCCACCTACGTGGGCATCACCTTCCTGCTGGCCCTGATGGCCCTGACATTCTACAATGACATTCACCGCATCCTCTTTTCCTGA
- the dxr gene encoding 1-deoxy-D-xylulose-5-phosphate reductoisomerase, giving the protein MQSYISPWPETSPAPPFPRRLVILGATGSIGTSALRVVLRHPELFQVLALAGGRNAERLAEQAALLRPPYLALVEPADVDRLRTLLPGDYHPEILSGSAAFERLAALPEADMVLSSIVGAAGFAPTLAAARAGKTIALANKESLVLGGHLIRAACRASGALVLPVDSEHNALFQGLAGHAGDGLHRLILTASGGPFRGRSRADLEGVTRDQALAHPNWSMGAKISIDSSTLMNKGLEIIEACHLYGLPADKVGVVVHPQSIVHSLVEYVDGSQIAHLGLPDMQIPIAHCLCYPRRVELGLKRLSLAEVGSLTFEEPNLEAFPCLRLAQEAFAAGPSHPVVLNAVNEVAVDLFLHEKIRYLEIPAMIETALAGHAATPVDSPEAILELDRETRKRAAAHRT; this is encoded by the coding sequence GTGCAGAGCTATATTTCCCCCTGGCCCGAAACTTCGCCCGCGCCGCCCTTTCCCCGGCGGCTTGTGATTCTCGGCGCCACGGGTTCCATCGGCACGAGCGCGTTGCGAGTCGTGCTCCGCCACCCCGAACTCTTCCAGGTGCTGGCCCTGGCAGGCGGCCGCAACGCCGAACGCCTCGCCGAGCAGGCCGCGCTTCTGCGCCCGCCCTATCTGGCCCTCGTCGAACCGGCCGACGTCGATCGGCTGCGGACCCTTTTGCCCGGCGACTATCATCCGGAAATCCTTTCGGGAAGCGCCGCGTTCGAGCGTCTGGCCGCCTTGCCGGAAGCGGACATGGTTCTTTCCAGCATCGTGGGCGCCGCGGGATTCGCCCCGACCCTGGCCGCCGCGCGCGCAGGCAAGACCATCGCCCTGGCCAACAAGGAATCCCTCGTGCTCGGCGGCCACCTCATCCGCGCGGCCTGCCGGGCCAGCGGAGCCCTGGTCCTGCCCGTGGACTCCGAGCACAACGCCCTCTTCCAGGGGCTTGCCGGGCACGCCGGGGACGGGCTGCACCGCCTGATCCTCACGGCTTCGGGCGGTCCCTTCCGGGGCCGCAGCCGCGCCGACCTCGAAGGCGTGACCCGCGACCAGGCCCTGGCGCATCCGAACTGGTCCATGGGCGCGAAGATCAGCATCGACTCCTCCACGCTGATGAACAAGGGGCTGGAAATCATCGAAGCCTGCCACCTCTACGGCCTGCCCGCGGACAAGGTGGGCGTGGTGGTCCATCCGCAATCCATCGTGCATTCCCTGGTGGAGTACGTGGACGGTTCGCAAATCGCGCATCTCGGCCTGCCGGACATGCAGATTCCCATCGCCCACTGCCTCTGCTACCCGCGCCGGGTCGAACTGGGCCTGAAGCGCCTGAGCCTGGCGGAAGTCGGTTCCCTGACCTTCGAGGAACCGAACCTGGAAGCCTTTCCCTGCCTGCGGCTGGCCCAAGAAGCCTTTGCCGCCGGCCCCAGCCACCCCGTGGTCCTCAACGCCGTCAACGAAGTGGCCGTGGACCTGTTCCTGCACGAGAAAATTCGTTATCTAGAAATACCGGCCATGATCGAGACCGCGCTCGCCGGGCACGCGGCCACGCCCGTGGACTCGCCGGAAGCGATTCTGGAACTCGATCGCGAGACGCGCAAGCGAGCCGCGGCACACCGTACATAA
- a CDS encoding phosphatidate cytidylyltransferase, translating to MPANTHQQRIMTAILALTVPAAGIIIGGPVLLAVLALLCALTLWELYGLFWGHDHQRLRVLGLLCAGLVLWATVAGDPIWLSLALLAGFWTGAIAFLFRFGTEKEIPVRDAMVFLFGLAYVPLTLHFPLRWGPLEIVLALAAAMAGDTAAFYAGSLWGNKKIWPSVSPKKSWVGSWAGMAGTVGVTTALGAIFSDTPWWAFALLGVVLNLAGQFGDFFESALKRGLGIKDSGSILPGHGGMLDRVDSLLFIVPIYALLRECFPALILSKGFAPLLAPVVGF from the coding sequence ATGCCAGCCAATACACACCAGCAACGAATCATGACGGCCATCCTCGCGCTGACCGTCCCGGCAGCGGGCATCATCATCGGCGGCCCCGTGCTGCTCGCCGTGCTCGCCCTTCTCTGCGCCCTGACCCTCTGGGAACTCTACGGCCTCTTCTGGGGCCACGACCACCAGCGCCTCCGCGTCCTGGGCCTGCTCTGCGCCGGGCTCGTGCTCTGGGCCACGGTGGCCGGCGACCCGATCTGGCTTTCCCTGGCCCTGCTGGCCGGGTTCTGGACAGGGGCCATAGCCTTCCTGTTCCGCTTCGGCACAGAGAAGGAAATTCCGGTCCGCGATGCCATGGTTTTCCTCTTCGGCCTCGCCTACGTGCCGCTGACCCTGCATTTTCCGCTTCGCTGGGGACCGCTGGAAATCGTCCTCGCCCTGGCCGCGGCCATGGCCGGAGACACGGCCGCGTTTTACGCCGGCTCCCTCTGGGGAAACAAGAAAATCTGGCCCTCGGTCAGCCCCAAGAAGTCATGGGTCGGCAGCTGGGCCGGCATGGCGGGCACGGTGGGCGTGACCACCGCGCTCGGCGCGATCTTCAGCGACACTCCCTGGTGGGCCTTTGCCCTGCTCGGCGTGGTGCTCAACCTCGCGGGCCAGTTCGGCGACTTCTTCGAGTCCGCGCTCAAGCGGGGACTGGGCATCAAGGATTCCGGCAGCATCCTGCCGGGACACGGCGGCATGCTCGACCGGGTGGACAGCCTGCTTTTCATCGTCCCCATCTACGCCCTGCTCCGGGAATGCTTTCCCGCGTTGATCCTCAGCAAAGGCTTTGCCCCGCTTCTCGCCCCGGTCGTGGGTTTCTGA
- a CDS encoding HD family phosphohydrolase → MGREERRGRGTRSVHVDELRLRSGVMDMAPESFADVEQACEYARELVERNRRMAEIGLALSSERRVNRIFELVVEEARRLTRADAGTLYIVTEDGKALEFVVMQNESMGLRMGGTSGNEITLPPVLLHGPDGAPNHGNVSSYVALTGQAVSIPDVYEAEGFDFTGTRAYDATTGFRSQSMLVIPMKNHEGEIIGVLQLLNARDRDGRVHDFDEAGLGFVAALASQAAVALTNAQLLRDLKRLLYSFIQSIASVIDAKSPYTRGHIDRVVKLTMLMAQSVNMQEHGVFKGVHFSEDELEEIKLAAWMHDVGKIVTPEHIVDKSSKLQTVVDRIELIRLRFALIGERMRAQSLERRLNLMAEGGSPPELESEERELDRSLAELREALAFVESCNGAGQYLSDESLKRLREMASRVYLHDGESRPWLTPDELENLSVRRGTLTDAERKTVENHAAVTREMLSQLPFPRRLAQVPRFAGHHHEKLDGSGYPDGITGKDLSLQARLLAIADIFEALTAKDRPYKKPMLLSQALRILGSMRDQGHIDPDLYELFVRERVYAPYALNELDESQIDEA, encoded by the coding sequence ATGGGCAGGGAGGAACGGAGAGGCAGGGGCACCCGGTCGGTGCACGTGGACGAGTTGCGGCTGCGGTCCGGAGTCATGGACATGGCGCCGGAGTCCTTTGCCGATGTGGAGCAGGCGTGCGAATACGCCCGCGAACTTGTGGAGCGCAATCGGCGCATGGCCGAAATCGGTCTTGCGCTCTCCTCGGAACGTCGGGTGAACCGCATCTTCGAACTGGTGGTGGAGGAGGCGCGGCGGTTGACCCGGGCGGATGCCGGAACGCTCTACATCGTCACGGAAGATGGCAAGGCCTTGGAATTCGTCGTCATGCAGAACGAAAGCATGGGACTGCGCATGGGCGGCACCAGCGGCAACGAGATCACGCTGCCCCCGGTCCTGCTGCACGGTCCCGACGGCGCGCCCAACCACGGCAACGTCTCTTCCTACGTGGCCCTCACCGGACAAGCCGTGAGCATTCCCGACGTGTACGAGGCCGAGGGCTTCGACTTCACGGGGACGCGCGCCTACGACGCCACCACGGGCTTTCGCTCCCAATCCATGCTCGTCATCCCCATGAAGAATCACGAAGGGGAGATTATCGGCGTGCTGCAACTGCTCAACGCCCGCGACAGGGACGGACGGGTGCATGATTTCGACGAGGCCGGACTCGGCTTCGTGGCCGCGCTCGCCTCGCAGGCGGCGGTGGCCCTGACCAACGCGCAGCTGCTGCGCGATCTCAAGCGGCTGCTCTATTCCTTCATTCAGAGCATCGCCTCGGTCATCGACGCCAAAAGCCCCTATACGCGCGGCCATATCGACCGGGTGGTCAAGCTGACCATGCTAATGGCCCAATCCGTGAACATGCAGGAACACGGCGTTTTCAAGGGCGTGCATTTCAGCGAGGACGAGCTGGAGGAGATCAAGCTCGCGGCCTGGATGCATGACGTGGGCAAGATCGTCACCCCGGAACACATCGTGGACAAGTCCTCGAAGCTTCAGACCGTCGTCGACCGCATCGAGCTGATCCGGCTGCGTTTCGCGCTCATCGGCGAGCGCATGCGCGCGCAGTCCCTGGAGAGGCGTCTCAACCTCATGGCCGAGGGAGGGAGTCCGCCGGAACTGGAATCCGAGGAGCGAGAACTGGACCGGAGTCTTGCGGAACTGCGCGAGGCCTTGGCCTTCGTGGAGTCCTGCAACGGCGCGGGGCAGTACCTGAGCGACGAAAGCCTGAAGCGGCTTCGGGAAATGGCCTCTAGGGTATATCTCCATGATGGGGAGTCGCGCCCCTGGCTCACTCCCGACGAGCTGGAAAACCTGAGCGTGCGCCGAGGCACGCTGACCGACGCCGAAAGGAAAACCGTGGAGAACCACGCCGCCGTCACTCGCGAGATGCTCTCGCAGCTGCCGTTTCCCCGTCGTCTGGCGCAAGTGCCGCGCTTCGCCGGGCACCACCATGAAAAACTGGACGGATCCGGCTATCCTGATGGAATAACAGGAAAGGATTTGTCGCTCCAGGCCCGGCTGCTGGCCATTGCGGACATCTTTGAGGCGCTTACGGCCAAGGACAGGCCCTACAAAAAGCCCATGCTGCTGTCGCAAGCCTTGCGTATTCTGGGGAGCATGCGCGACCAGGGACATATCGACCCGGACTTGTACGAACTGTTCGTCCGCGAGCGGGTCTACGCGCCGTATGCGCTGAACGAGCTGGATGAAAGCCAGATCGACGAGGCGTGA
- a CDS encoding isoprenyl transferase, with product MKSEQTIPQHIAVIMDGNGRWATRRGMKRHEGHRVGVESARTLVTHCRKIGVRHLTLYTFSTENWARPEEEKRVLFDLLVRFLKGELSSLLEQDIRLRILGEIERFPLAVREMLKHVLRKTAHCKSMTLNLALNYGGRDEILRAAQTLAGQGLRPEEITPEVFADALYTHGQPDPELIIRTSGEKRISNFLLWQAAYSEFYFTDTLWPDFTPEELDKALEEFSSRQRRFGKTGEQVED from the coding sequence TTGAAATCTGAACAGACCATACCGCAGCACATTGCCGTGATCATGGACGGCAACGGCCGTTGGGCCACGCGGCGGGGAATGAAGAGACACGAAGGGCACCGGGTCGGCGTGGAGTCGGCCCGGACCCTTGTGACGCATTGCCGCAAGATCGGCGTGCGCCACCTGACCCTCTACACCTTCTCCACCGAGAACTGGGCCAGGCCCGAAGAGGAAAAGCGGGTGCTTTTCGATCTGCTCGTGCGCTTTCTCAAGGGGGAGCTGTCCTCGCTGCTGGAGCAGGACATCCGCTTGCGGATTCTCGGCGAGATCGAGCGCTTCCCCCTGGCCGTGCGCGAAATGCTCAAGCATGTGCTGCGCAAGACCGCCCACTGCAAGAGCATGACCCTGAACCTGGCCCTGAACTACGGCGGCCGGGACGAAATCCTGCGCGCGGCGCAAACGCTTGCCGGGCAAGGCCTGCGGCCGGAGGAGATCACTCCCGAAGTCTTTGCGGACGCGCTCTACACGCACGGACAGCCCGACCCGGAACTGATCATCCGCACTTCCGGCGAAAAGCGCATCTCCAACTTCCTGCTCTGGCAGGCCGCCTACAGCGAGTTCTATTTCACGGACACGCTCTGGCCCGACTTCACGCCCGAAGAACTGGACAAGGCGCTGGAAGAATTCTCAAGCCGCCAGCGACGCTTCGGCAAGACCGGCGAGCAGGTCGAGGACTGA
- the frr gene encoding ribosome recycling factor: protein MQTLLKEGKKRMEGALSSLEKDFSKLRTGRASTALVDSIEVLYYGTPTPLSQIASVSVPDSRTITIQPWDKGAFSDVDKAIQKSDLGLTPINDGKLIRISLPPLTEERRKELVKVAKKYTEDSKIAIRNVRRDLNESVKKMLKDKTATEDEAHKTQDEIQKITDDFVAKADDAFTAKEKEILEI from the coding sequence ATGCAGACGCTACTGAAAGAAGGCAAAAAACGCATGGAAGGCGCCCTGTCCAGCCTGGAGAAAGACTTTTCCAAGCTGCGCACGGGCCGCGCCTCCACCGCCCTGGTGGACAGCATCGAGGTGCTCTACTACGGCACCCCCACCCCGCTGAGCCAGATCGCGTCCGTTTCCGTTCCCGATTCCAGGACCATCACCATCCAGCCCTGGGACAAGGGAGCCTTCAGCGACGTGGACAAGGCCATCCAGAAATCCGATCTGGGCCTGACCCCGATCAACGACGGCAAGCTCATCCGCATCAGCCTGCCGCCCCTCACGGAGGAGCGCCGCAAGGAGCTGGTCAAGGTCGCCAAGAAGTACACCGAGGACTCCAAGATCGCCATCCGCAACGTTCGCCGCGATCTCAACGAGTCCGTGAAGAAGATGCTCAAGGACAAGACCGCCACGGAAGACGAGGCCCACAAGACCCAGGACGAAATCCAGAAGATCACCGACGATTTCGTGGCCAAGGCCGACGACGCCTTCACCGCCAAGGAAAAAGAAATCCTTGAAATCTGA
- the pyrH gene encoding UMP kinase gives MDKMKYSRVLIKLSGEALAGEQMFGIDPHSIGQFSGEIAEVASSGLQVALVIGGGNIFRGMAASAKGMERAQADYMGMLATVMNALAVQDALEKLGCQTRVMTAFRMSEVAEPYIRRRAIRHLEKGRVVICAAGTGNPYFTTDTAAALRAMELKCEAIFKATKVDGVYDRDPAKFEDASKYDNVTFSEVLEKRLGVMDSTAISMARDNDLPIVVFNLFKEGNIQRVARGETVGTIVQGG, from the coding sequence ATGGACAAGATGAAGTACTCGCGGGTATTGATCAAACTCAGCGGCGAGGCCCTGGCAGGCGAACAGATGTTCGGCATCGATCCGCATTCCATCGGCCAGTTCAGCGGCGAAATCGCGGAAGTGGCCTCTTCCGGGCTTCAGGTGGCGCTCGTCATCGGCGGCGGCAACATCTTCCGCGGCATGGCTGCCAGCGCAAAGGGCATGGAGCGCGCCCAGGCCGATTACATGGGCATGCTCGCCACGGTCATGAACGCCCTGGCCGTGCAGGACGCCCTGGAGAAGCTCGGCTGCCAGACCCGCGTGATGACCGCCTTCCGCATGAGCGAGGTGGCCGAGCCCTACATCCGGCGGCGGGCCATCCGCCACCTGGAAAAGGGCCGCGTGGTCATCTGCGCCGCGGGCACGGGCAATCCGTATTTCACCACGGACACCGCTGCCGCGCTCCGGGCCATGGAGCTCAAATGCGAGGCGATTTTCAAGGCCACCAAGGTGGACGGCGTGTACGACAGGGATCCCGCCAAGTTCGAGGACGCCAGCAAGTACGACAACGTCACCTTTTCCGAAGTTCTTGAAAAACGCCTCGGCGTGATGGACTCCACGGCCATTTCCATGGCCCGCGACAATGACCTGCCCATCGTTGTCTTCAACCTTTTCAAGGAAGGCAACATTCAGCGGGTGGCGCGCGGCGAGACGGTCGGAACCATCGTTCAAGGAGGATAG
- the tsf gene encoding translation elongation factor Ts: MAITAAMVKELREKTGAGMMDCKKALVEANGDMEEAVVYLREKGLAKAAKKAGRATSEGTIGLWIADDASSGVMVELLCETDFAAKNEEFTSFAAALATKAGELGAEKIEDMPEDACDLTPLVSKIGENMQIGRVARIAVDGIVGSYVHANGKIGVLVGLAGGKPGEHDQIAKDIAMQVAAANPLCVSPDQVPQELLDREKEIYKAQAMEEGKPAEIAEKIVLGRVSKYYKEVCLLEQPFIKDDKKVIKDLLKGSGVTLQGFARLGLGEGTSED, encoded by the coding sequence ATGGCTATTACCGCTGCTATGGTGAAAGAACTGCGCGAGAAGACCGGCGCAGGAATGATGGATTGCAAGAAGGCCCTCGTGGAGGCCAACGGCGACATGGAAGAGGCCGTTGTCTACCTGCGCGAGAAGGGCCTGGCCAAGGCCGCCAAGAAAGCCGGCCGCGCCACTTCCGAAGGCACCATCGGACTCTGGATCGCCGACGACGCCTCCTCCGGCGTCATGGTCGAGCTGCTCTGCGAGACCGACTTCGCCGCCAAGAACGAGGAATTCACCTCCTTCGCCGCTGCTCTGGCCACCAAGGCCGGCGAGCTGGGCGCGGAGAAGATCGAGGATATGCCCGAAGACGCCTGCGACCTGACCCCGCTGGTCAGCAAGATCGGCGAAAACATGCAGATCGGCCGCGTCGCCCGCATCGCCGTGGACGGCATCGTGGGCAGCTACGTGCACGCCAACGGCAAGATCGGCGTGCTGGTCGGCCTTGCCGGCGGCAAGCCCGGCGAACACGACCAGATCGCCAAGGACATCGCCATGCAGGTCGCCGCGGCCAACCCGCTGTGCGTCTCTCCGGACCAGGTTCCCCAGGAGCTGCTGGACCGCGAGAAGGAGATCTACAAGGCCCAGGCCATGGAAGAGGGCAAGCCCGCCGAGATCGCCGAAAAGATCGTTCTCGGTCGCGTGAGCAAATACTACAAGGAAGTCTGCCTGCTTGAACAGCCGTTCATCAAGGACGACAAGAAGGTGATCAAAGACCTGCTCAAGGGGTCCGGGGTCACTCTCCAGGGGTTCGCGAGATTGGGCCTCGGGGAAGGAACTTCCGAAGACTAG
- the rpsB gene encoding 30S ribosomal protein S2, which yields MSYVTMKQMLETGVHFGHQTSRWNPKMRPFIFGSRNGIHIMDLQQTVKLFAKAYDFIADTVAEGGTILFLGTKRQAQEAVKFEAERCGMYSVTHRWMGGMLTNFQTIKKSIDRLKKLEAMYEDGTINRFPKKEIVKMSREVEKLNSTLGGIKDMTEPPAAAFVIDPKREHIAISECRKLGIPVVAVVDSNCDPDVVDYIIPGNDDAIRAIKLFATHIAEACMEGAARREEAKGEAKAEEKKAEAPKKAEVKKAPKAETEADDTAE from the coding sequence ATGTCTTACGTTACCATGAAGCAGATGCTGGAAACCGGCGTCCACTTCGGCCACCAGACCAGCCGCTGGAACCCCAAGATGCGTCCTTTCATCTTCGGCTCCCGCAACGGCATCCACATCATGGACCTGCAGCAGACCGTGAAGCTGTTCGCCAAGGCCTATGACTTCATCGCCGACACCGTTGCCGAGGGCGGCACCATCCTGTTCCTGGGCACCAAGCGCCAGGCTCAGGAAGCCGTCAAGTTCGAGGCCGAGCGTTGCGGCATGTACTCCGTGACCCACCGCTGGATGGGCGGCATGCTCACCAACTTCCAGACCATCAAGAAGAGCATCGATCGTCTGAAGAAGCTGGAGGCCATGTACGAGGACGGGACCATCAACCGCTTCCCCAAGAAAGAAATCGTCAAGATGAGCCGCGAGGTCGAGAAGCTGAACAGCACCCTCGGCGGCATCAAGGATATGACCGAGCCCCCGGCCGCCGCTTTCGTGATCGACCCCAAGCGCGAGCACATCGCCATTTCCGAGTGCCGCAAGCTCGGCATCCCCGTGGTTGCCGTGGTCGACTCCAACTGCGATCCGGACGTGGTCGACTACATCATCCCCGGCAACGATGACGCCATCCGCGCCATCAAGCTCTTCGCCACCCACATCGCCGAAGCCTGCATGGAAGGCGCCGCGCGTCGCGAGGAGGCCAAGGGCGAAGCCAAGGCCGAAGAAAAGAAGGCCGAGGCTCCCAAGAAGGCTGAAGTGAAGAAAGCCCCCAAGGCCGAAACCGAGGCCGACGACACCGCTGAATAA
- a CDS encoding ribonuclease J: protein MSGSLTVYPLGGLGEIGLNCMALRTENSMALVDCGLMFPEDFLYGVDVAIPNFDFLLEHKHEIQGIVLTHGHEDHIGALPWLLPYVNAPIYGSRFTLGLVESKLREHGLDKYVELRPVEARERVEMGDLAFTFFPVCHSIIEGFGLGIETPVGRIVHTGDFKIDRNPLDGHATDLEGFAEFATPGVTLMFSDSTNAEREGYSLTEREIKLRLRELFDEAEGRVLVTLFSSHIQRMQEIIDLAHEFGRKVGVSGKSLVRNIEIARELGHLRIPEGVLQPLEELADRPDDEVVLLVTGSQGEPLAALSRMSLGEHRQLSVHEGDLVILSSRFIPGNVRAITKVINRLYKLGAEVLYESIAAIHASGHAHRQELRIMLETVAPKFFVPVHGEYRHLVKHRRLAVECGVAKERALVIEDGQPFTLLPDGGLRLEDALDASVTLVDGKGVGDVGQTVLKERALLAGEGLVIVLLVIDENTGEITLGPDIISKGFIFEQQYSHLLEDAKCIVLEVFENIPPGNVKKLKERLRSALRRFFRKVLERDPVVVPLVICV, encoded by the coding sequence ATGAGCGGATCACTGACGGTCTATCCCCTGGGCGGTCTCGGCGAGATCGGCCTGAACTGCATGGCCCTGCGCACCGAGAACAGCATGGCCCTGGTGGACTGCGGCCTGATGTTTCCGGAAGACTTCCTCTACGGTGTGGACGTCGCCATCCCCAATTTCGACTTTCTCCTGGAGCACAAGCACGAAATCCAGGGCATCGTCCTGACCCACGGCCACGAAGACCACATCGGCGCGCTGCCCTGGCTGCTGCCCTACGTCAACGCGCCCATCTACGGCTCCCGCTTCACCCTGGGACTCGTGGAATCCAAGCTGCGCGAACACGGGCTGGACAAATACGTGGAGCTGCGGCCCGTGGAGGCCCGCGAGCGGGTGGAGATGGGCGACCTCGCCTTCACCTTCTTCCCGGTCTGCCACTCCATCATCGAAGGGTTCGGCCTGGGCATTGAAACGCCCGTGGGCCGCATCGTGCACACCGGCGACTTCAAGATCGACCGCAATCCCCTGGACGGGCACGCCACGGACCTGGAGGGCTTCGCCGAGTTCGCGACCCCCGGCGTGACGCTCATGTTTTCCGACTCCACCAACGCCGAGCGCGAGGGCTATTCCCTCACGGAGCGGGAAATCAAGCTGCGCCTGCGCGAACTCTTCGACGAGGCCGAAGGCCGCGTGCTGGTCACGCTCTTTTCCTCCCACATCCAACGGATGCAGGAGATCATCGACCTGGCCCACGAGTTCGGGCGCAAGGTCGGCGTCAGCGGCAAAAGCCTCGTGCGCAACATCGAGATCGCGCGCGAGCTGGGCCACCTGCGCATCCCCGAAGGCGTGCTCCAGCCGCTCGAAGAACTGGCGGACCGGCCCGACGACGAAGTGGTGCTGCTTGTGACCGGCTCCCAGGGCGAGCCCCTGGCCGCGCTTTCGCGCATGTCCCTGGGCGAGCACCGCCAGCTTTCCGTGCACGAGGGCGACCTCGTCATTCTTTCCTCCCGGTTCATTCCGGGCAACGTCCGCGCCATCACCAAGGTCATCAACCGGCTCTACAAGCTCGGAGCCGAGGTGCTCTACGAGAGCATCGCCGCCATCCACGCCTCGGGCCACGCCCATCGCCAGGAACTGCGGATCATGCTCGAAACCGTAGCGCCCAAGTTCTTCGTGCCCGTGCACGGCGAATACCGCCACCTGGTCAAGCACCGCCGCCTGGCCGTGGAGTGCGGCGTGGCCAAGGAGCGCGCCCTGGTCATCGAGGACGGACAGCCCTTCACGCTGCTGCCCGACGGCGGCCTGCGCCTGGAAGACGCGCTCGACGCCTCGGTGACGCTCGTGGACGGCAAGGGCGTGGGCGACGTGGGCCAGACCGTGCTCAAGGAGCGCGCGCTCCTGGCCGGCGAAGGCCTGGTCATCGTGCTGCTCGTCATCGACGAGAACACGGGCGAGATCACCCTCGGCCCGGACATCATCTCCAAGGGCTTCATCTTCGAGCAGCAATACTCGCACCTGCTGGAAGACGCCAAGTGCATCGTGCTCGAAGTCTTCGAGAACATCCCGCCCGGCAACGTCAAGAAGCTCAAGGAGCGCCTGCGCTCCGCCCTGCGCCGCTTCTTCCGCAAGGTGCTCGAACGCGACCCCGTGGTGGTTCCGCTGGTCATCTGCGTGTAG